From Pyrenophora tritici-repentis strain M4 chromosome 1, whole genome shotgun sequence, the proteins below share one genomic window:
- a CDS encoding endo-polygalacturonase precursor codes for MLYTYGARCPRSEESEDSSVADARGALLGGVYNQDDCVAVNSGTDITFKNGFCSGGHGLSIGSVGGRDDNMIDTVTFSNSEVTKSVNRVRVKASAGVTG; via the exons atgctatatacctatggtgctcgctgtcctcgctcagAGGAGTCCGAGGATTCCTCGGTGGCTGACGCGCGAGGAGCACTCCTCGGTGGC GTCTATAACCAGGACGATTGCGTGGCTGTAAACTCTGGTACC GACATCACCTTCAAGAATGGCTTCTGCTCTGGTGGACACGGTCTTTCCATTGGCTCGGTCGGTGGTCGTGACGACAACATGATTGACACTGTTACCTTCTCCAACTCCGAGGTCACCAAGTCTGTCAACCGCGTCCGCGTTAAGGCTAGCGCTGgtgtaacgggctga
- a CDS encoding Glyco-hydro-28 domain containing protein gives MKPVYSCTFSGSNGAAEASKSQSSCATTVLSNVAVPSGTTLDLSSLADGTTVIFEGTTSWGCKEWKGPLLDIRGNKITVKGAAGSVLNGDGARWWDGEGGNGGKIKPKFFSAHTLTDSSITGITIKNPPVQVVSINGCDGLTITDMTIDASEGDEDEQGHNTDGFDIGSSSNVVIDGAVKVVRR, from the exons ATGAAGCCGGTGTACAG CTGCACTTTCTCAGGCTCCAACGGAGCTGCTGAGGCATCCAAGTCGCAGTCATCATGCGCTACTACGGTCCTGTCCAACGTTGCCGTCCCTTCAGGCACTACGCTGGATCTCTCTAGCCTGGCTGACGGCACCACTGTCATCTTCGAGGGTACCACGAGTTGGGGCTGCAAGGAGTGGAAGGGTCCCCTTCTTGACATTCGCGGAAATAAAATCACTGTCAAGGGCGCTGCGGGATCTGTTCTCAATGGTGACGGAGCTCGTTGGTGGGATGGTGAGGGCGGTAACGGCGGAAAGATCAAGCCCAAGTTCTTCTCCGCGCACACACTAACCGACTCCTCCATCACCGGCATTACCATCAAGAACCCTCCCGTCCAGGTCGTCAGTATCAATGGATGTGATGGTCTTACCATTACGGACATGACTATCGATGCCTCTGAGGGtgacgaagacgagcagGGCCACAACACAGATGGTTTTGATATTGGCTCAAGCAGCAATGTCGTCATCGATGGTGctgtgaaggtcgtccgaagatga
- a CDS encoding TAP domain protein: MLHYIQLSAKDQGKNPDDAKLWFYGISYGTILGPTFASLYPEKVERMILDGVLELEDHYKGAWEKSLANSDEAARFWFKRCFEAGPQICAFHQNATSWEEIEQRYWSLFNDLKDNPIGLGDPISQDVIDSAKEGTIVTPHVFTWQDLVNQFFSASYIIAPLFYSLLDKTLVELQTGNYSQLQFVAIAATISTFAPVYDDRMSRTLINCLDANGRSNYTEFGAYKDFVNSMASSSAYAGLKVATFSGPICSQLNLFPPESQAFDGIPRVEGRKLPILFVSGIADPITPLPSAERMQTYFPSSGLLKWNNSGHCAHFQKSACVSQYEKQFMLHGTIPPANTTCDIDQPNPFLIAVEQLADDAQS; the protein is encoded by the exons ATGCTTCACTATATCCAGCTTAGTGCGAAAGATCAAGGCAAGAATCCCGATGACGCGAAATTGTGGTTCTACGGTATCAGTTATGGAACGATCCTTGGCCCGACATTTGCGTCGCTCTACCCAGAAAAGGTCGAACGCATGATTCTCGACGGCGTCCTCGAGCTTGAAGACCACTATAAAGGAGCCTGGGAGAAATCCCTTGCCAATAGCGACGAAGCCGCACGTTTCTGGTTCAAGCGCTGCTTTGAAGCTGGGCCTCAGATCTGCGCCTTCCACCAGAACGCTACCTCATGGGAAGAGATTGAGCAACGATACTGGTCGCTTTTCAACGATCTGAAAGACAACCCCATCGGCCTCGGCGACCCCATCTCACAGGATGTTATTGACAGTGCTAAGGAAGGCACGATCGTCACCCCCCACGTCTTTACGTGGCAAGATCTTGTTAACCAGTTCTTTAGCGCAAGCTACATTATTGCACCCTTATTCTACTCCCTCCTCGATAAGACCTTGGTCGAACTGCAGACGGGCAACTACAGCCAGCTTCAATTCGTCGCCATCGCCGCCACAATCTCAACTTTCGCTCCCGTCTACGACGATCGCATGTCCCGAACGCTGATAAACTGCTTGGACGCTAATGGTCGCTCAAACTACACTGAATTCGGTGCGTACAAGGATTTCGTTAACTCCATGGCTAGTTCAAGCGCGTATGCTGGGTTGAAGGTGGCGACCTTTAGCGGGCCCATTTGCAGCCAATTGAACTTGTTCCCGCCGGAGAGTCAAGCTTTTGATG GCATTCCGAGGGTTGAAGGGAGGAAGCTTCCGATCTTGTTCGTCAGTGGCATTGCAGATCCCATTACGCCCTTGCCCTCAGCAGAGAGGATGCAGACGTACTTCCCTAGCTCAGGTCTGCTGAAATGGAACAACAGTGGT CATTGCGCACATTTCCAAAAATCGGCTTGCGTGTCGCAATACGAGAAGCAGTTCATGCTTCATGGCACAATCCCGCCAGCCAATACCACGTGCGACATCGACCAGCCGAATCCGTTTTTGATTGCTGTTGAGCAATTGGCGGATGATGCGCAGAGCTAA